DNA from Agathobaculum sp. NTUH-O15-33:
TCTATCGAAACAAGGCCTCATCTCAATCGAGTGCGCCGGGGCGGGCGCGCGGCTTTTTTATCAGGCGGTCGGCTCGCCGGTCTCCGCGCGGTAGACGGCAATAGCGATGGCTAGATCCAGCACGCAGGAGCCCACGCTTTCGTACATGGTGATCTCAGCATGGTCAGAGCGGCCGGGGAGTTTGCCTGCCAGCAGATCCCCCACGCTGCCGCGCACCTTGTCGCGGGTGATCAGGCCCTTTTCAAAGGGGATCAGGATATCGCCCGCGGCGGCCCACAGGCCGTCCACATGCTCGGTGACGACGAAGCTCGCCTTTTGGACCGCTTCCTCCGCAATCTCCTGCATGAAGGGCGTAAAGGAGCCGATGGCGTTGAGATGCGTTCCGGGTTTAAGCGCGTCCGCGTCAAAGACCGGCTTGCGGGAAGGGGTCACGGTGCTGACGATGTCGGAGCCGGCCACGCACTCGTTGCCGCTGCCGCATGGGATGATTTGGTAGGGGCGGTTCTGCACCGCGGCGATTCGCGAAGCGAAGGCGTCCATCCGGTCCGCGGCCATGTCGAATACGCGGAGCTCCTCCAGCTCCCGAACTTCTTGAATGGCCAGCACTTGGGTAAACGCCTGCGTCCCTGTGCCGACGATCCCCAAATGGCGGGCATCCTTTCTGGCCAGCAGATCGGTGGCCACGCCAGCGCCAGCGCCCGTCTTCAGAGCGGTGAGGTGGTTTGCGCCGATGAGCGCCAGCTGCTCGCCGTTGATTGCGGAGAACAGGCTGATGGTGGACTGGTCGGTGGGCATCCCGCGCTTGGGATTGTCCGGAAAGACAGCGGAGAACTTGAAGCCGAAGAAGGGCTGCTCCGTGCAGACGGCCGTCAGCCACTGGCCGGAGCTCTCCCCCCGGCCAAGGGGCATGGCGATGCGGCCGCCGGGGTACATCTCGCCCTTGCCGCAGGCAAGGTGGGCATCCCGCACGGTGGCGAGCGCCGTCTTCATATCAATGGCAGCCGCCGCTTTTTCTTCCGGGATGACAATCATATGCTTCATGGTATTTCGGTCCTTTCTGACGCTTGCTCGCGCCAGCCGGAGAGCGCGTCGGCCGACGGAGAAAACGTTTGACGGGTGATTAAGGTTCATTGGCCCGGTCGGCAGCAATGCGATCCTTGTTGAGGTCCATCCAGATGTCGCAGTTGTTGCTCCCCAGCTTCTGGGGGTTAAAATAGGGATCCTCAACGCCGGCCTTGCGCTGGTTCATATAGTCGACGTAAACCTTCTTGACGGTGGGTAGAAGAACGCGGCGCCAAGCATGCCGCCGAAGGCTGCACGGGGGCCAAAGGAACTGCTGAAAATCAGGGCGATGGTGGAGGGAATGTTACTGGCGTTGCCGATCAGGACGATAATGGTGACGATTTAGATAGCCGATGGTACAAAAGAGCGCGAAGACCACGGCCATTACTTTGCCAAGCCCCTTGGGCATGCCGTGCCCCATGGGTCTCCGTTTTGGGACTACCGGTAAAGGATCATCTCCTCTCTGTCCTGAAAGATCTCGATCTCCTTTGCTCCGGCGAGCTTTGCGAAGTCCGTTTCCGATACGTTGAGCACAGGGATAACCTGATTGTAAAAGTGTCGGCAGATCATGGGGCCGGTCAGGATCACGGGATCGGTATAGACGTTGATGATCGCGCCGGGAGCGGTGCCGATGCGAAGCATCTCCATCAGCACCAGTCCCGCGCCGCTGCTGCCCCGCCCGAAGGGAAACGCAAACGCCTTGCCGGTGATATTCTCCCGGTAATTGGGATGGCGGTAATCGGAGATCGTACCGCTTTGGATATCGACACCGCCGACAAAGCTGAAGGATTCCCCGGAGGAGACCAGCGGCAGCCGGGCGGACGCGGCAATGACGTTCCTGCATTTCAAAGTGATTTGTTCCATAGCTGCCCTCCCCGAACGACGTTTCCCGAAACCGCTGTTTCGACGCAATCCCTCAGGTTGCCGAACACCGGGTGGATTCCAACTTTATTGAAGCAATAGGTTCCGAACTTGCCGGAGTTCGTCATGATGGATTTTGTACCCCAGACCGCGGTGGGATATTCCATTGTGCAGCCGTCCACAAACACCTGCACGCCAAGCGCTTTGATGCGGTCCAGCAGGCCGCTGGCCTCGGTCGTACCATAGTTCGAGCGGCTGGTGAATACCCACATCGCCGTCTTGGGATGGATGTGCCGTCCGGCCAGCAGCCGTTCCAGATCCTGAAATTCCGCGCAGGAGAAGTGGGGGCAGCCCAGAGACACCAGATCGATAGGGCCCTGCTGGTCGGCGTTGCACAGCGCGGCCTCGGCCTCCTGAAGCTCCTTGAGCCCGATGGTGACCACCTGCCGGGGCGCTTTGCCGTTGAAAGCCTGTTCCATAGTCTGCGCCTCGGGCGTAATGCCGATCAGATGAACTAGCGCGATGCCGCCGGAGGACGCCGCCGTGGCGCAGAACTGCTTTAGGTTGTCCAGCGTCAGATTGCGCCTCGGTATGCCCTGCAGGGCCCATACGCGGCTTCCCACAATCTTTCCGTAGGCGAAGGCCACATAACTAAACATGCTGGGATCGTCGAACATCTCCTCGGTAATCTCGTCGCTCAGGACCACCAGTCCCTCCGCGTACCGGTTCTCTGTTTTGTGGAGCCCAAAATTCGGAGCCCGTCCGGCAATGCCGCACAAAAGCTCCAGCGGGCCGGCATAGCGGTTGGTGCGGGCGCCGACGATGGAGTTCATAAAACAGATGACGTTGGATTCTGCGCACGCCACCTGCGCGCCGAACGCCGGGGAAAAACCCGTTTGATAGGGGGCACAGGTCCAGGTGGGGATGGCGCCCATGCGGAGGTGGGACGCCTCGATGCGGCGGGTCGCCGCCATGCAGGCCGCGTCCTGTTTTTGGAGATCCCAGCGCTGCATGTCCAGCGCGCAGGCATTTGTGGTCGTGGGAACGGCGAATTTTGCGCCGAGACCAGCCAGATGTTCTGCGAAGGCAACCTGCGCCTCGCCGAAATATACCGTGCTGTCGTCGTGACAAGCGGTGATCTCCACAAAATCCTCTGCGCCGTAATAGTCTCCCAGATCGCAGAGGACCCGCATTGCCATCCGGACGGCTTCCCCATGCTTGCCGTCCAGCAATTCCCGCTCATATTCGGTTAGCTTCATGTCGTGCCCCTTCCTGTGTCAAATGGCTGCTTTTGCTTCTATATGACGCATTATAAAGGAGGAAAATGCAAAAAAACACTCATGTTCTGCACAAGATATCGGGAATGAAATTGTGCAAATCAAGACAGGTATTTTAAAAGGGAGACCACTTGCGAAAGTGGTATGCGGATGTATGGTGCCACTTTGGCTGCGGCGTTCAAAAAATAACATGCAATGTTTGGCCAGCCGTATTATAATAGTTACGGTAGAACAAACGGGGGAGGGGAAAAGAAAATGGGCCTCAAGTATCAGGAGCTTGAGAACGCTCTGGAGGATATGATTTTCTCCGGGGAAGGCGTTTCGCCCAACGGGCGTTTTTTGAGCGAACGGCGGCTTTCGGAGCTGTTTCAGGTCAGCCGCGCCACCGTCCGCAAGGCTATCGACGTTCTCTGCAAGCAGGGGGAGCTCGTTCAGATTCACGGGAGCGGCACCTTTGTCAAGGACATCCGCAAGACACAGCCGCTGGATTCCATCACCCGGTGTTCGCAAAACTACGCGGAGATGGGATTTTGCCCTCACAACCGGGAGCTGGAGCGCTCCACGATCCCGGCCAGCAAACATATCGCAAAGTGTTTGCAGGTTGCCGCGGGCTCCCCGGTGCTCTGCGTCAGAAAGCTGTTTATGGCGGACCGGATGATTTTTAACGAGTCGATCTCCTACATCTCGGCGGTCAACTTCCCGGGGATCGCGCAAATGGATTTTTCCGCGACGCCTATGTTGGAGATTTTCCGGGCGAACTACTGCGCCCATGCGAAAAGAACGGATCACGCCATGGAGGCGGTCCTTCCGCCACGCGAGGTCTCCGCGCATCTGCAGATTCCGCCGGAGACGCCGGTTCTGCTCTTCGAGTCCGTGTCCAGTGGAATCATGGACGGGCGCTTCATCCCGTTTGAATATTTTAAGACCTATTACCGGACGGATTTTATCCGCTTTGGCTACTCGCAGGAGCATGAGGCCATCGACTTTTCCGCGGAAGCGCCCTAGGCGCGAAGGTTCATTGACAAGCTAAGGGCCCGTTGCAGAATAAAGCGATTCTGCAACGGGCCCCGTCTTAGTGACGCAATGTGAAATTACTTGGTCGCCCAGTTGCCGGTGGCGAGGGCGGAGAGGTACGCGTTGATGAACCCGTCGATATCGCCGTCCATGACTGCGGAGATATTGCCGTTTTCAAAACCGGTGCGCGTGTCCTTGGCAAGGGTATAGGGCATGAACACATAGGAACGGATCTGGCTGCCCCATTCGATCTTTTTCTGATCGCCCTTGATGTCGGAGATTTTATCGAGGTGCTCGCGCTCCTTGATCTCGACCAGCTTGGAACGAAGCATACGCAGACAGTTGTCCTTGTTCTGGAATTGGCTGCGTTCGGTCTGGCAGGATACGACGATGCCGGTGGCGTGATGGATCAGCCGCACGGCGGAAGAGGTTTTGTTGATGTGCTGGCCGCCCGCGCCGGAGGAGCGGAACACCTGCATTTCATAATCCTCGGGCTTAAGCTCGAAATCAGCCGAATCGTCCTCGATATCGGGCACGACCTCGATCGCGGAGAACGAGGTGTGGCGGCGGCCCGAGGAATCGAACGGCGAAATGCGCACCAGACGGTGCACGCCGTTTTCTCCCTTGAGGTAGCCGTAGGCGTTTTCGCCTTCGATCAGGATATCGGCGGATTTCAGGCCGGCCTCGTCGCCGTCCTGATAGTCCATGATCTTGTAGGTGAAGCCGTGGCGCTCGGCCCAGCGGGTGTACATGCGGTAAAGCATTTCGCACCAGTCCTGCGCTTCGGTGCCGCCCGCGCCCGCATGGAAGGAAACGAGGGCGTTGTTGTGATCGTATTCGCCGGTCAGCAGGGTGGAAAGCTTTTGCTCGGCCATGCCCTTTTCCAGCTCGTCATAGCCGCTTTGCAGTTCTTCGAGCATGGATTCGTCGTTTTCTTCGATCGCCATCTCGCAGATGGTGAGCAGATCGTCGCGAAGCGTTCGCAGGTGGTCGTACGCTTCGATCTTGCCCTTCAAAGCGCCCAGACGGGAAACGACCTTCTGGCTCTTTTCCGGGTCGTCCCAAAAGCCGGGCTGAGAGCTTTTCAGTTCAAGCTCTTCGACCTCGCGCGCGGCCTGTTCCAGACCGAGGTTGCCGCGCAGCTCTTCCAACTGGGGGGCAAGGTTTACCAGCTTTACTTTGTATTCCTCAAATTGCAGCATGCGGATGCTCCTTACATTTAGAACTTTCGATTCCTTTTATTATATCCGAAACACAGCGTATTGTCAAAGGAAAGGAAAAAATTGAATTCATCGGCACGATATAGTATAATCATTGCATATTGACGCGGCGATTATACGACAGGGGGTGAGACGATGGGGAAAACAGCGGAACGCCGCTTAGGGGCGTATGCGCTGCTGCACTTTTTTGTCGACTTTGCGTGTATCCTGCTGCTTTGCGGCCCTGTGCGGCAGGAACTGCAAACGCACGCGGAGTGGGCGCTTTGCATGCTGCTCTATAACGGCTGTGCGTTCGCGCTGCAAATGCCCTTCGGCGTGTTGGCGGACCATGTGCGAAACGACCGGCTCACCGCCGCTCTGGGCATGCTGCTGGTCGCGATCGCATGGCTTATGCCGGTCATACCGGGGGTGGAACGGTGCGCGATAGCGGGGATCGGCAACGCGCTGTTTCATGTCGGCGGCGGGCGGTATGCGCTTGCGTACGGTTCGGGCCGCGCCGCCGCGCCGGGTATTTTTGTTTCAACCGGCGCTGTCGGCGTGTGGCTGGGCGTGTGGGCCGCGCGCGGCGGGCTTTGGCCGTATGACTGGACGCGGCTCGCCGTCGGCTTGACAATGCTTGGGGCTGCGTTTCTGGTATACTGGAAAGCCGATGCGGCGGAACCGTCCGTTGCCGTGCCGTCCGCGCCCGCGCGCTGGCCGCGCACCGGCGCGGCGGGGCTTTGCCTGCTATTGACCGTGCTGCTTCGTTCCTTTTTGGGCGGGCTGACCGCTTTCCCTTGGAAGACCGGCGCGCTGAGCTTTGCTTGCGTGCTGTGTGTGGCGGCCGGCAAGGCGGCTGGCGGTCTGCTGGGCGACCGGTGCGGCTTTGCGCGCACCTCGGCTCTGGCGCTGTGCGCGGCGGCGGCGCTGTTTTTGCCCGCGTTTTCTGTTCCGGCGGCCGGGCTGTTCGCGGTCCTGCTCTTTCAAACGTCCATGCCGCTCACGCTTTCGGCGCTCACTCGGTTGGTTGGTCTGCAAAACCGGGGCTTTGCGTTCGGCATGGCGACGTTCGCTATCTTCCTCGGCACGCTGCCCGATCTGCTGGGCGTGGCGGATGCGTTTTGCACGCCGGCCGCGCTGGCCGCTGGCACGCTGCTTTCGCTCGCCCTGCTGCTGCCGGGTTTGGGCTTGGGGTTTGCGCGCCGCCGCGAGGAAACCGCATGACGGGAATCCTGCTGCGTTCGCTCGCCGTTACGCTGCTCATTGAAACGCTCGCGGCGCTGCTGCTTGGCCTGCGCCGCCGGCACGCGTTGACCGTGGTTTGGCTGATGAATCTGGTCACCAATCCGCCGGTGGTTTTTGCGGTCACGCTGTGCCGCAAGCTGTGGCCGGTCTACGCGCCGCCGGTCACGGCGCTATGCGAAGTGCTGGCCGTGGCTGCGGAATATGTTTTGCTGCGGCGCTGTGTGCCACTTTCGCGCCGCCGCGCGGCGGTGGCAGCGGTGGTTTTGAATTTAGCGTCTTATTTGGCCGGGTGCTTGCTGTCAGTCTAATCATCAGGGGGGAATATGAAAAATGCAACAAACCCAATGTCATTAAGATAAGGGAAGCGCACAGGAAAAAACAAGGGAATCACCGAGCTAGTAGGGCGCGACGCTCCCGGCGCGCCGTCTCGAAGGGACGTAACACTTGCTGAGAAACCATGTCCCTTCGCTCGGCTGTACCAGCCTGTTTGATGCTCTCACTTATCCAGGTGCTTCGCTCTCGGCGCGCCGAGGGCGTCGCGCCCTACATGTTCTGTGCTTGCGATACCTTTTTGTCTTGTCTGACCTTAACTTAATGACATTGGCAACAAACCCGCCGCTTTTGTGCTGGCGTTCTACCTACGCACCGATCAAACGCTTTCCTTTGTTGCGGTACTATGGTTATATAGGCACAGGCAAAGGCGGCTATTTGCAAAGTAATCGATGATAAAATAGGGGGATTTGGAAATGAGACATCTGGGGAAAAGACTGCTGTTCGCGGCGCTGCTGCTGGTTATGGCCATCGTGCCCGCGCTGGCGGACGCGGCGGTAGACGAATTTTGGGAATATGCTTATCAAGTGGATTACGACTGCTATGTCGCTTCGCCGGACGGCATCGGCTTAAATTTCCGCTATGGCGCGGGTTCGGAGTACGGCAAGGTGTTCGACAGCCCGATCCCGATGGACACCAAACTGCATATTTCGCAGGAGACCGTTTCGAGTAAGGGCTCCAAATGGGGCTATACGACGTATAACGGCGAGTACGGCTGGGTATATCTGGCTGAAACGACCACCACAAAGCCCGCGTCCGCCGCGGATGACTTTTGGTCGCGCGCGTACGAGGTGGACTATACCGCCTATGTCAACTCGCCGGACGGTATCGGCGTGAACTTTCGCTCCGGGCCGGACTCGTCCTACGGTAAGGTGCTGGACGACCCGATCCCAATGAAGACCGCCCTGCATATCGAGCAGGAAACGACCTCGGTCAAAAACTCGAAATGGGGCTATACGGCGTATAACGGCCAGCATGGCTGGGTGTACTTAGCCGAATTAACGATCGAGAAGCCCGCCGGCGCGCCCGCGCAGACCCCGGCGGCGGAACCGGCTTCCACCGAACCTGCTGAACCCGCCGATCCCGCGCCCATGGCGGAGCCAGATGACGTCGAGCCGGTCCATCCCATACCCGTCGCGGACGAGCAGCCTGCCCACCAGCCCGACACGCCGCTCACTCTGGCAATCATCGCCATCGTGATCCTTGTGATCGCCGTCACGGCGCTGTTGCTTCTATTGCTGAGAAAAAATAAAACAAAGTCTTGACAAACCGGTATCTTTTGCATATAGTAGGACAGGTAATCAAAATGATTTCCACGATATAAAAGGGAGTAGCTCACGCGGCGGCGCCGCGTGGGGCGGTGTCGTCAATCTCGGCCGGAACTTTTTCGGCCCGTACCGTTCCGTAAGTAGCGAGACTTTTATTGCAGCCTGAAACTGCAATGAAAGTCTCGTTTTTTTTGTTCTGGAAATACTTTTAAAGGGGTCGTATCATTATGCTGTCTTTTGTTTTACTGATCGTAGGCTTCACGCTGCTCGTCTGGGGGGCGGACAAGTTCGTCGCGGGCGCGTCCGCGCTCGCGCGCCGGCTGGGGGTGCCCGCGCTGATCGTCGGCCTGACTGTCGTCGCCTTCGGCACGTCCGCGCCCGAACTGGCCGTCAGCGTGACCGCCGCCTTAAAGGGCGCGAACGAGATCGCGGTCGGCAACGTGCTGGGTTCCAACATCTTTAACCTTTTGGTGGTGGCCGGTCTGTCTGCGGTGCTGTGCCCGCTGGTGGTCGACCGTGACATCCTGCGGCGCGACTGGCCGCTCTCCATCGCGGCGGCGGGGCTGCTTACCGTGATGCTGCTGTTCGGCGGCGGCATCACGCGCTGGGAAGGTCTGCTGCTGCTCGTGCTGTTCGTGTGGCTGATGATCGTGCAGGTGCGCCCGGCGCTCCGCAACCGCGCGGTATCGGCGCCAAACGGGGCGGAAGAGCTGGCCGAGGCCATGCCGCCCGTGATGATCGGCGTCAACATCGTGCTGGGCCTGATCTGCATCGTTATGGGCGGCCAGCTTTCGGTAAACGGCGCGACCGGCATCGCCCGCATGTTCGGCCTTTCCGAAACGCTGATCGGCCTGACCATTGTTGCCATCGGCACCAGCCTGCCCGAGCTCGTCACCTCGCTCGTCGCCGCGAAGAAGGGCGAGAACGATATCGCGATGGGCAACGTCATCGGCTCCAACCTGTTCAATATTTTGCTCATTCTA
Protein-coding regions in this window:
- a CDS encoding aconitase X catalytic domain-containing protein; translated protein: MKLTEYERELLDGKHGEAVRMAMRVLCDLGDYYGAEDFVEITACHDDSTVYFGEAQVAFAEHLAGLGAKFAVPTTTNACALDMQRWDLQKQDAACMAATRRIEASHLRMGAIPTWTCAPYQTGFSPAFGAQVACAESNVICFMNSIVGARTNRYAGPLELLCGIAGRAPNFGLHKTENRYAEGLVVLSDEITEEMFDDPSMFSYVAFAYGKIVGSRVWALQGIPRRNLTLDNLKQFCATAASSGGIALVHLIGITPEAQTMEQAFNGKAPRQVVTIGLKELQEAEAALCNADQQGPIDLVSLGCPHFSCAEFQDLERLLAGRHIHPKTAMWVFTSRSNYGTTEASGLLDRIKALGVQVFVDGCTMEYPTAVWGTKSIMTNSGKFGTYCFNKVGIHPVFGNLRDCVETAVSGNVVRGGQLWNKSL
- a CDS encoding ornithine cyclodeaminase family protein — encoded protein: MKHMIVIPEEKAAAAIDMKTALATVRDAHLACGKGEMYPGGRIAMPLGRGESSGQWLTAVCTEQPFFGFKFSAVFPDNPKRGMPTDQSTISLFSAINGEQLALIGANHLTALKTGAGAGVATDLLARKDARHLGIVGTGTQAFTQVLAIQEVRELEELRVFDMAADRMDAFASRIAAVQNRPYQIIPCGSGNECVAGSDIVSTVTPSRKPVFDADALKPGTHLNAIGSFTPFMQEIAEEAVQKASFVVTEHVDGLWAAAGDILIPFEKGLITRDKVRGSVGDLLAGKLPGRSDHAEITMYESVGSCVLDLAIAIAVYRAETGEPTA
- the prfB gene encoding peptide chain release factor 2 translates to MLQFEEYKVKLVNLAPQLEELRGNLGLEQAAREVEELELKSSQPGFWDDPEKSQKVVSRLGALKGKIEAYDHLRTLRDDLLTICEMAIEENDESMLEELQSGYDELEKGMAEQKLSTLLTGEYDHNNALVSFHAGAGGTEAQDWCEMLYRMYTRWAERHGFTYKIMDYQDGDEAGLKSADILIEGENAYGYLKGENGVHRLVRISPFDSSGRRHTSFSAIEVVPDIEDDSADFELKPEDYEMQVFRSSGAGGQHINKTSSAVRLIHHATGIVVSCQTERSQFQNKDNCLRMLRSKLVEIKEREHLDKISDIKGDQKKIEWGSQIRSYVFMPYTLAKDTRTGFENGNISAVMDGDIDGFINAYLSALATGNWATK
- a CDS encoding GntR family transcriptional regulator, giving the protein MGLKYQELENALEDMIFSGEGVSPNGRFLSERRLSELFQVSRATVRKAIDVLCKQGELVQIHGSGTFVKDIRKTQPLDSITRCSQNYAEMGFCPHNRELERSTIPASKHIAKCLQVAAGSPVLCVRKLFMADRMIFNESISYISAVNFPGIAQMDFSATPMLEIFRANYCAHAKRTDHAMEAVLPPREVSAHLQIPPETPVLLFESVSSGIMDGRFIPFEYFKTYYRTDFIRFGYSQEHEAIDFSAEAP
- a CDS encoding aconitase X swivel domain-containing protein; its protein translation is MEQITLKCRNVIAASARLPLVSSGESFSFVGGVDIQSGTISDYRHPNYRENITGKAFAFPFGRGSSGAGLVLMEMLRIGTAPGAIINVYTDPVILTGPMICRHFYNQVIPVLNVSETDFAKLAGAKEIEIFQDREEMILYR
- a CDS encoding calcium/sodium antiporter, whose product is MLSFVLLIVGFTLLVWGADKFVAGASALARRLGVPALIVGLTVVAFGTSAPELAVSVTAALKGANEIAVGNVLGSNIFNLLVVAGLSAVLCPLVVDRDILRRDWPLSIAAAGLLTVMLLFGGGITRWEGLLLLVLFVWLMIVQVRPALRNRAVSAPNGAEELAEAMPPVMIGVNIVLGLICIVMGGQLSVNGATGIARMFGLSETLIGLTIVAIGTSLPELVTSLVAAKKGENDIAMGNVIGSNLFNILLILGASALISPITVLPTAVIDSAILTILSIAFLLPAMKGKMSRPVGAVMALCYVGFTAYLIMRSAM
- a CDS encoding alanine:cation symporter family protein, whose amino-acid sequence is MVTIIVLIGNASNIPSTIALIFSSSFGPRAAFGGMLGAAFFYPPSRRFTSTI